CGGCACCTGTCTTCTCTACATCGACCGCCACCTGGTCCACGAAGTCACCTCGCCGCAGGCTTTCGAAGGCCTGCGCATGACCGGCCGCAAGGTTCGCGCGCCGGAAAAGACGCTCGCCGTCGTCGACCATAACGTCCCAACCTCGCCCGACCGCCATCTCGGCATCAAGAACGAGGAAAGCCGCATCCAGGTGGAAGCGCTGGCGACCAACGCCGCCGAATTCGGCGTCGAATATTATTCGGCAAGCGACAAGCGCCAGGGGATCGTCCACATTGTCGGTCCGGAACAGGGCTTCACCCTGCCCGGCATGACCATCGTCTGCGGCGACAGCCACACCTCGACGCATGGCGCTTTCGGCGCGCTGGCACACGGCATCGGCACCTCCGAGGTCGAGCATGTGCTGGCGACCCAGACGCTGATCCAGAAGAAGGCAAAGAACATGCTGGTGCGGGTCGACGGCGTGCTTCCGCCGCACGTCACGGCCAAGGACATCATCCTTGCCATCATCGGCGAGATCGGCACGGCCGGCGGCACCGGCCACGTGATCGAATTTGCCGGCGAAGCGATCCGCGCGCTGTCGATGGAAGGCCGGATGACCGTCTGCAACATGACGATCGAAGGCGGCGCCCGCGCCGGCCTGATCGCCCCTGACGAAAAGACCTTCGAGTACATCAAGGGCAAGCCGCGCGCGCCGAAGGGCGAGGCGCTGGAACAGGCGATCGCCTACTGGAAGACGCTGCAGACCGACGAGGGCGCGCATTACGACCGCGTTGTCGTGCTCGATGCCGCCAGCCTGCCGCCGATCGTTTCCTGGGGCTCCTCGCCCGAGGATGTCATCTCCGTCCAGGGCATCGTTCCGAACCCCGATGACATCCAGGACGAAACCAAGCGCACCTCCAAGTGGCGCGCGCTCGACTATATGGGCCTGAAGCCGGGCACGAAGATGACCGACATCACGCTTGACCGCGTCTTCATTGGCTCCTGCACCAACGGCCGCATCGAGGATCTGCGCGAAGTCGCCAAGGTCGTCGAAGGCAAGACGGTTGCCTCAACCGTCGACGCAATGATCGTTCCAGGTTCCGGCCTCGTCAAGGAACAGGCGGAAGCCGAAGGCCTCGACAAGATCTTCAAGGCCGCCGGTTTCGACTGGCGCGAGCCGGGCTGCTCCATGTGCCTTGCGATGAACGACGATCGCCTGAAGCCGGGCGAACGCTGCGCTTCGACCTCGAACCGCAACTTCGAAGGCCGCCAGGGCTTCAAGGGTCGCACGCACCTCGTCTCGCCGGCAATGGCCGCTGCAGCCGCGATCGCCGGGCACTTCGTCGATATCCGCGAGTGGAACTGATCCGTCGAAACGTATGACAATCAAAAGCCCACCGATGCCCCTGCGCATCGGTGGGCTTCTAATTTATGGCACCCCGTGCCTTCGGCACCTGGTGGATAATGCCCCCATGGGCTTGTCAGTGAATGACCCGCATTCTCGATTTCACCCGTTCGGGCAATCGACATCGGAGAGTGCCTGTGGCTTCATCGAGATGGCGCTTTCGGACGCATCTCGCGCGACTTTCGACAGGCACGCTTCCGGGCGTCCACTGCCGGTCCCGGCGATCAACCCGCCTGGTTGTGCCAGCAAAGCTCCGCGTTGTGTGATCTGGGAGAATGGCCATGAGACAGAAAATGGCAGGACGCCTGCCGCAAACCATCCTGGGCCTGTTCGTATCGCTGGCATCGATCGATGCCAGCGCGGCTGCGCCGATCCATCCGACCGTACCGCCGATCACGGTCTCTTCCGGCTTGTGGCAACAGGTCGCGCAAAACAAGGCACCGTCTCTCAATGGCTATCGCGGCTATAGCAACGCCCGGCCCGGCTATATCAAGAGCTCGAATGGCTATTGGTATCCCTCGCGCGCCTTCGCTTCGGACGATTATACCGGTTCGATCGGGCGTCCGCAGCGCTTGAACAATGCCTGCAACTTCGGTTTTACCCCGACCAACGGATCGTCCAAATGTAACTATTGAAGCGGCAGGCCCATCATACAAAGGCCGCCGCGGGTGATCTCTCCCGAGGCGGCCGCTGATTGGCTTGGCAATGATCGGGACGGCGATCAGAAGGTCGCCGTTATCGGATCCGGCCCCATGCGGGCGCCGGCGCTGTCGAGCTTGGCGATCGCGGCCATGTCGTCGGCATCGAGCTTGAAGTCGAACACCTGGAAGTTCTCCTCGATGCGCGACGGCGTCACCGATTTCGGGATGACGACGAGGCCGGTGTCGATGTGCCAGCGAATGATCACCTGGGCCGGCGTCTTCTGATGTTTTTTGGCGATCTCGCCGATAACAGCGTTCGAGATGAACTTGCCTTGACCGAGCGGGCTCCAGGATTCGGTGGCGATATTCAGCTTCTGATGTGCCTCCTGCGCCACCTTCTGCTGGAAATCGGGATGCAGCTCGATCTGGTTGATGACCGGAACGACGCCGGTCTCGCCGATGATACGCTCAAGATGTTCGGGATTGAAATTCGACACGCCGATCGAACGGGCACGGCCCTCTTCCCGGATGCGGGCGAAAGCCTTCCAGGTCTCCGTATAAAGGCCGCGATGCGGTGACGGCCAGTGAATGAGGTAGAGGTCGACATACTCGGAACCGAGCTTCTTCAGGCTGCCGTCGAAGGCGCGCAGCGTATTGTCATAGCCTTGATCGGTATTCCTGAGCTTGGTGGTGACGAAGATGTCCTTGCGGTCGAGGCCGGAAGAGCGGATGCCTTCGCCGACACCCTCTTCGTTGTCGTAGCCGGAAGCGGTATCGATGTGACGATAGCCGGCGGCGATCGCCGTGCGCACGGTGGGAGCGGCAATATCCTGCGGCGTCTGCCAGACGCCGAGGCCGACTTGTGGAATGGAATGTCCGTCATGGAAAGTGATGATAGGTTGAGCGGTCACAATATATCTCCGGGAGTTTGAAGAATTGGACGAGGCATGAATTGCGTCC
This Rhizobium brockwellii DNA region includes the following protein-coding sequences:
- the leuC gene encoding 3-isopropylmalate dehydratase large subunit, which codes for MSAPRTLYDKIWDDHLVDEQPDGTCLLYIDRHLVHEVTSPQAFEGLRMTGRKVRAPEKTLAVVDHNVPTSPDRHLGIKNEESRIQVEALATNAAEFGVEYYSASDKRQGIVHIVGPEQGFTLPGMTIVCGDSHTSTHGAFGALAHGIGTSEVEHVLATQTLIQKKAKNMLVRVDGVLPPHVTAKDIILAIIGEIGTAGGTGHVIEFAGEAIRALSMEGRMTVCNMTIEGGARAGLIAPDEKTFEYIKGKPRAPKGEALEQAIAYWKTLQTDEGAHYDRVVVLDAASLPPIVSWGSSPEDVISVQGIVPNPDDIQDETKRTSKWRALDYMGLKPGTKMTDITLDRVFIGSCTNGRIEDLREVAKVVEGKTVASTVDAMIVPGSGLVKEQAEAEGLDKIFKAAGFDWREPGCSMCLAMNDDRLKPGERCASTSNRNFEGRQGFKGRTHLVSPAMAAAAAIAGHFVDIREWN
- a CDS encoding aldo/keto reductase produces the protein MTAQPIITFHDGHSIPQVGLGVWQTPQDIAAPTVRTAIAAGYRHIDTASGYDNEEGVGEGIRSSGLDRKDIFVTTKLRNTDQGYDNTLRAFDGSLKKLGSEYVDLYLIHWPSPHRGLYTETWKAFARIREEGRARSIGVSNFNPEHLERIIGETGVVPVINQIELHPDFQQKVAQEAHQKLNIATESWSPLGQGKFISNAVIGEIAKKHQKTPAQVIIRWHIDTGLVVIPKSVTPSRIEENFQVFDFKLDADDMAAIAKLDSAGARMGPDPITATF